In Clupea harengus chromosome 13, Ch_v2.0.2, whole genome shotgun sequence, one DNA window encodes the following:
- the si:dkey-51a16.9 gene encoding RING finger protein 122 isoform X1 has translation MTETVISSKGKGSEGCVCGPGLQIIDPFCKMTSEEIYHLPLNVYVIILGIGLFIFLLSMIFCCYLFRLRRQGTREQYGYNEVVLKGASKKLSLLGQTCAVCLEEFRSRDELGVCFCSHAFHKKCLVKWLEIRSVCPMCNKPICRLQPDPPQGAEGPQGLLEV, from the exons gatgtgtgtgtggcccaggaCTGCAAATTATCGACCCGTTCTGCAAGATGACCTCTGAAGAGATCTACCACCTCCCCCTGAATGTCTACGTCATCATCCTGGGAATCggcctcttcatcttcctgcTCAGCATGATCTTCTGCTGCTACCTGTTCAG GTTGAGGCGACAAGGCACAAGAGAACAATATGGATACAATGAG GTGGTGCTGAAAGGAGCGAGCAAGAAACTGAGTCTTCTTGGA CAGacctgtgcagtgtgtttggAGGAATTCAGGAGTCGAGATGAGCTtggagtgtgtttctgttctcaCGCTTTTCATAAAAA gtGCTTGGTAAAGTGGCTGGAGATCCGTAGTGTCTGCCCCATGTGTAACAAACCCATCTGCCGGCTCCAGCCAGACCCCCCTCAGGGAGCAGAGGGGCCGCAAGGCCTCCtggaggtgtga
- the si:dkey-51a16.9 gene encoding RING finger protein 122 isoform X2, producing the protein MHPVVWCAGCVCGPGLQIIDPFCKMTSEEIYHLPLNVYVIILGIGLFIFLLSMIFCCYLFRLRRQGTREQYGYNEVVLKGASKKLSLLGQTCAVCLEEFRSRDELGVCFCSHAFHKKCLVKWLEIRSVCPMCNKPICRLQPDPPQGAEGPQGLLEV; encoded by the exons gatgtgtgtgtggcccaggaCTGCAAATTATCGACCCGTTCTGCAAGATGACCTCTGAAGAGATCTACCACCTCCCCCTGAATGTCTACGTCATCATCCTGGGAATCggcctcttcatcttcctgcTCAGCATGATCTTCTGCTGCTACCTGTTCAG GTTGAGGCGACAAGGCACAAGAGAACAATATGGATACAATGAG GTGGTGCTGAAAGGAGCGAGCAAGAAACTGAGTCTTCTTGGA CAGacctgtgcagtgtgtttggAGGAATTCAGGAGTCGAGATGAGCTtggagtgtgtttctgttctcaCGCTTTTCATAAAAA gtGCTTGGTAAAGTGGCTGGAGATCCGTAGTGTCTGCCCCATGTGTAACAAACCCATCTGCCGGCTCCAGCCAGACCCCCCTCAGGGAGCAGAGGGGCCGCAAGGCCTCCtggaggtgtga
- the si:dkey-51a16.9 gene encoding RING finger protein 122 isoform X3 — protein sequence MTSEEIYHLPLNVYVIILGIGLFIFLLSMIFCCYLFRLRRQGTREQYGYNEVVLKGASKKLSLLGQTCAVCLEEFRSRDELGVCFCSHAFHKKCLVKWLEIRSVCPMCNKPICRLQPDPPQGAEGPQGLLEV from the exons ATGACCTCTGAAGAGATCTACCACCTCCCCCTGAATGTCTACGTCATCATCCTGGGAATCggcctcttcatcttcctgcTCAGCATGATCTTCTGCTGCTACCTGTTCAG GTTGAGGCGACAAGGCACAAGAGAACAATATGGATACAATGAG GTGGTGCTGAAAGGAGCGAGCAAGAAACTGAGTCTTCTTGGA CAGacctgtgcagtgtgtttggAGGAATTCAGGAGTCGAGATGAGCTtggagtgtgtttctgttctcaCGCTTTTCATAAAAA gtGCTTGGTAAAGTGGCTGGAGATCCGTAGTGTCTGCCCCATGTGTAACAAACCCATCTGCCGGCTCCAGCCAGACCCCCCTCAGGGAGCAGAGGGGCCGCAAGGCCTCCtggaggtgtga